The Toxorhynchites rutilus septentrionalis strain SRP chromosome 3, ASM2978413v1, whole genome shotgun sequence genome includes a region encoding these proteins:
- the LOC129775874 gene encoding very-long-chain 3-oxoacyl-CoA reductase-like, with protein MSDAEDAIVWLFVVIGIYAAIQFLYDNLRSPISIIWGLLFCKNSSLSKRYGPWAVITGSSDGIGKEYAKNLAREGLNIMLISRTESKLVQIAQEIRSNYKVQVKWIAVDFSDGAKVYPKISSKLAPIEVGMLVNNVGMAHKHPSPFEDISEVELHQSLSVNILPTVMLTHMILPGMKRRRRGIIVNVTSSSGFISLPYVSMYAASKAFLNSLTQSLQDEVRGTGVQCQLVTPLLVDTNMSQQWQSYFLWRITSAGVVRYTKMATWMIGRAAHTSGHWKHAIQLTILRIFPRWTVGTCIGLGLNYLRNRGANPEKNLQPRNVLK; from the exons ATGTCGGATGCTGAGGATGCAATCGTTTGGCTGTTCGTCGTGATTGGAATTTACGCGGCGATCCAGTTTTTGTACGACAACCTCCGTTCGCCAATAAGTATTATTTGGGGTTTATTGTTTTGTAAAAATTCATCTCTGAGCAAACGCTACGGACCGTGGGCCG TGATCACGGGATCATCCGATGGAATTGGAAAGGAATACGCCAAAAATCTGGCCCGTGAGGGATTAAACATTATGCTGATTTCGCGCACCGAATCGAAGCTAGTTCAGATAGCACAGGAAATACGATCAAACTATAAAGTGCAAGTGAAGTGGATTGCCgttgatttttcagatggaGCGAAAGTCTACCCGAAGATCAGCTCGAAGCTTGCTCCCATTGAAGTTGGAATGCTAG TGAACAACGTCGGAATGGCACACAAACATCCGTCTCCTTTCGAGGATATCTCGGAAGTTGAACTTCATCAGAGTCTCTCAGTGAACATCCTTCCCACGGTGATGTTGACCCATATGATTCTCCCAGGGATGAAACGTCGGCGCCGTGGAATCATTGTAAATGTTACGTCTTCCTCCGGATTCATTTCCCTTCCATACGTCTCGATGTATGCCGCATCGAAGGCTTTTCTCAACAGCCTCACGCAGTCTCTCCAGGATGAAGTGCGCGGCACCGGTGTGCAATGTCAGCTAGTTACCCCCTTGCTGGTCGATACGAACATGAGTCAGCAATGGCAGTCGTACTTCCTGTGGAGGATTACGTCGGCAGGAGTAGTTCGGTATACGAAAATGGCAACATGGATGATTGGCAGGGCAGCGCACACATCGGGTCATTGGAAGCATGCGATACAA TTGACCATTCTGAGGATTTTCCCGCGTTGGACCGTAGGCACGTGCATTGGATTGGGTTTAAACTATCTCCGAAACCGGGGAGCGAATCCTGAAAAGAACCTTCAACCTCGTAATGTATTGAAATAA